One part of the Athene noctua chromosome Z, bAthNoc1.hap1.1, whole genome shotgun sequence genome encodes these proteins:
- the SYT4 gene encoding synaptotagmin-4 isoform X2, translating to MAPIAAGRQQFDEIPTVVGIFSAFGLVFSVSLFAWICCQRKSSKSNKTPPYKFVHVLKGVDIYPENLNSKKKFGADDKSEAKNKSVMPKNSLHLDLEKRDLNGNFPKTTPKIQSSPDPENLSPKHFAERKKDSVSPDSLKSITSLSSEDKQDKLGTLFFSLEYNFEKKAFVVNIKEARGLPAMDEQSMTSDPYIKMTILPEKKHKVKTRVLRKTLDPAFDETFTFYGIPYTQIQDLTLHFVILSFDRFSRDDVIGEVLIPLAGIELSEGRLLMDREIIKRNKSSGRGELLISLCYQSTTNTLTVVVLKARHLPKSDVSGLSDPYVKVNLYHAKKRISKKKTHVKKCTPNAVFNELFVFDIPCEGLDDISIEFLVLDSDRGSRNEVIGRLTLGSSAEGTGGEHWKEICEYPRRQIAKWHMLCDG from the exons ATGGCTCCGATCGCGGCCGGCCGCCAGCAGTTCG ATGAAATTCCTACAGTGGTTGGCATCTTTAGTGCATTTGGCCTTGTCTTCTCGGTCTCCCTTTTTGCTTGGATCTGCTGCCAACGTAAATCTTCCAAATCCAATAAGACCCCTCCATATAAGTTTGTCCATGTTCTGAAGGGGGTCGATATTTACCCTGAGAATCTCAACAGTAAGAAGAAGTTTGGAGCAGATGATAAAAGTGAAGCAAAGAACAAATCAGTGATGCCAAAGAATTCTCTCCATCTTGACCTGGAGAAGAGAGATCTAAATGGCAACTTCCCCAAAACAACCCCTAAAATCCAGAGCTCTCCAGATCCTGAAAATTTGTCTCCTAAGCActttgcagaaaggaagaaagattcAGTATCCCCTGATAGTTTAAAATCCATCACTTCCCTGTCATCTGAAGACAAACAAGACAAGTTAGgaactctctttttctccttagAGTACAACTTTGAGAAAAAGGCATTTGTAGTGAACATCAAAGAAGCACGTGGGCTGCCAGCAATGGACGAACAGTCAATGACTTCTGATCCCTACATCAAAATGACAATTCTGCCTGAGAAAAAGCACAAGGTGAAAACCAGAGTGCTGAGAAAAACCTTAGATCCAGCTTTTGATGAGACCTTCACGTTTTATGGGATCCCCTATACCCAAATTCAAGACTTAACACTTCACTTTGTGATCTTGAGCTTTGACAGGTTTTCCAGAGATGATGTCATAGGAGAAGTCCTCATTCCCCTCGCAGGAATTGAACTGTCAGAAGGAAGACTGCTAATGGACAGAGAGATCATCAAAAGAAAT AAATCATCTGGGCGTGGAGAATTGCTAATCTCTCTCTGTTATCAGTCTACAACGAACACGCTCACTGTGGTTGTTTTGAAAGCCAGGCATCTACCTAAATCTGATGTGTCAGGATTATCAG ATCCTTATGTCAAAGTGAACCTGTACCATGCTAAGAAGAgaatttctaaaaagaaaacccaTGTGAAGAAATGCACCCCCAATGCAGTGTTCAATGAATTGTTTGTCTTTGACATTCCTTGTGAGGGTCTTGATGATATCAGCATTGAATTTTTGGTTTTAGATTCAGATAGAGGGTCAAGGAATGAGGTCATTGGCCGGTTAACCTTGGGATCTTCAGCAGAAGGAACAGGTGGAGAGCACTGGAAGGAAATTTGTGAATATCCTAGGAGACAAATTGCCAAGTGGCATATGTTGTGTGACGGTTAG
- the SYT4 gene encoding synaptotagmin-4 isoform X1: MAPIAAGRQQFDEIPTVVGIFSAFGLVFSVSLFAWICCQRKSSKSNKTPPYKFVHVLKGVDIYPENLNSKKKFGADDKSEAKNKSVMPKNSLHLDLEKRDLNGNFPKTTPKIQSSPDPENLSPKHFAERKKDSVSPDSLKSITSLSSEDKQDKLGTLFFSLEYNFEKKAFVVNIKEARGLPAMDEQSMTSDPYIKMTILPEKKHKVKTRVLRKTLDPAFDETFTFYGIPYTQIQDLTLHFVILSFDRFSRDDVIGEVLIPLAGIELSEGRLLMDREIIKRNVRKSSGRGELLISLCYQSTTNTLTVVVLKARHLPKSDVSGLSDPYVKVNLYHAKKRISKKKTHVKKCTPNAVFNELFVFDIPCEGLDDISIEFLVLDSDRGSRNEVIGRLTLGSSAEGTGGEHWKEICEYPRRQIAKWHMLCDG; this comes from the exons ATGGCTCCGATCGCGGCCGGCCGCCAGCAGTTCG ATGAAATTCCTACAGTGGTTGGCATCTTTAGTGCATTTGGCCTTGTCTTCTCGGTCTCCCTTTTTGCTTGGATCTGCTGCCAACGTAAATCTTCCAAATCCAATAAGACCCCTCCATATAAGTTTGTCCATGTTCTGAAGGGGGTCGATATTTACCCTGAGAATCTCAACAGTAAGAAGAAGTTTGGAGCAGATGATAAAAGTGAAGCAAAGAACAAATCAGTGATGCCAAAGAATTCTCTCCATCTTGACCTGGAGAAGAGAGATCTAAATGGCAACTTCCCCAAAACAACCCCTAAAATCCAGAGCTCTCCAGATCCTGAAAATTTGTCTCCTAAGCActttgcagaaaggaagaaagattcAGTATCCCCTGATAGTTTAAAATCCATCACTTCCCTGTCATCTGAAGACAAACAAGACAAGTTAGgaactctctttttctccttagAGTACAACTTTGAGAAAAAGGCATTTGTAGTGAACATCAAAGAAGCACGTGGGCTGCCAGCAATGGACGAACAGTCAATGACTTCTGATCCCTACATCAAAATGACAATTCTGCCTGAGAAAAAGCACAAGGTGAAAACCAGAGTGCTGAGAAAAACCTTAGATCCAGCTTTTGATGAGACCTTCACGTTTTATGGGATCCCCTATACCCAAATTCAAGACTTAACACTTCACTTTGTGATCTTGAGCTTTGACAGGTTTTCCAGAGATGATGTCATAGGAGAAGTCCTCATTCCCCTCGCAGGAATTGAACTGTCAGAAGGAAGACTGCTAATGGACAGAGAGATCATCAAAAGAAATGTTAGG AAATCATCTGGGCGTGGAGAATTGCTAATCTCTCTCTGTTATCAGTCTACAACGAACACGCTCACTGTGGTTGTTTTGAAAGCCAGGCATCTACCTAAATCTGATGTGTCAGGATTATCAG ATCCTTATGTCAAAGTGAACCTGTACCATGCTAAGAAGAgaatttctaaaaagaaaacccaTGTGAAGAAATGCACCCCCAATGCAGTGTTCAATGAATTGTTTGTCTTTGACATTCCTTGTGAGGGTCTTGATGATATCAGCATTGAATTTTTGGTTTTAGATTCAGATAGAGGGTCAAGGAATGAGGTCATTGGCCGGTTAACCTTGGGATCTTCAGCAGAAGGAACAGGTGGAGAGCACTGGAAGGAAATTTGTGAATATCCTAGGAGACAAATTGCCAAGTGGCATATGTTGTGTGACGGTTAG